One stretch of Schizosaccharomyces pombe strain 972h- genome assembly, chromosome: III DNA includes these proteins:
- the caf1 gene encoding CCR4-Not complex CAF1 family ribonuclease subunit 7/8: MTAMNSNFSYPALGVDGISSQISPIRDVWSTNLQQEMNLIMSLIERYPVVSMDTEFPGVVARPLGVFKSSDDYHYQTLRANVDSLKIIQIGLALSDEEGNAPVEACTWQFNFTFNLQDDMYAPESIELLTKSGIDFKKHQEVGIEPADFAELLIGSGLVLQEEVTWITFHSGYDFAYLLKAMTQIPLPAEYEEFYKILCIYFPKNYDIKYIMKSVLNNSKGLQDIADDLQIHRIGPQHQAGSDALLTARIFFEIRSRYFDGSIDSRMLNQLYGLGSTGSVLWHNNSSTPQIQFRDLPGAHPSPTPSNAGIPTTLTNTSSAPNFANSTFRFPPRVV; this comes from the coding sequence ATGACAGCGATGAATTCGAATTTTTCTTATCCTGCATTAGGAGTGGATGGAATCAGCTCCCAAATATCACCAATTCGGGACGTTTGGTCCACGAATTTGCAACAAGAGATGAATCTTATAATGAGTCTAATAGAAAGGTATCCAGTTGTTTCTATGGATACAGAATTTCCAGGAGTAGTTGCTAGACCTCTTGGCGTCTTTAAAAGTAGTGATGACTACCACTATCAAACTTTACGGGCAAACGTagattcattaaaaatcattcaaatTGGGCTTGCTTTAAGTGACGAGGAAGGAAATGCCCCTGTCGAGGCATGTACATGgcaatttaattttacattCAATCTACAAGACGATATGTACGCTCCGGAAAGCATAGAGTTACTCACAAAAAGTGGCATTGACTTTAAGAAACATCAAGAGGTTGGCATAGAGCCTGCAGATTTTGCAGAGCTCCTCATTGGTAGTGGATTAGTTTTGCAAGAGGAGGTCACGTGGATAACGTTTCATAGTGGATATGACTTTGcctatttattaaaagccATGACACAAATCCCTTTACCCGCTGAATATGAGgagttttataaaattctttgtatttattttccgAAAAATTACGACATAAAATACATAATGAAATCTGTGTTGAACAACTCTAAAGGTCTTCAAGACATTGCTGACGATTTACAAATACATCGTATAGGACCCCAACATCAGGCTGGAAGTGATGCCTTGCTAACCGCGAGAATATTTTTCGAAATAAGGTCGAGGTATTTTGATGGTTCCATTGATTCCAGGATGCTCAACCAGCTATACGGTTTAGGCTCAACCGGTAGCGTTTTATGGCACAACAATTCATCTACCCCACAGATTCAATTCAGAGATCTTCCAGGTGCCCATCCTAGTCCTACTCCATCTAATGCTGGGATTCCCACCACTTTAACGAATACTTCTTCGGCACCTAATTTCGCCAATTCAACATTCAGATTTCCTCCTCGTGTAGTTTAG
- the ost5 gene encoding oligosaccharyltransferase complex zeta subunit Ost5 yields the protein MSLNELIVAALKLFFYNKEQKSDCIFFCQVQIVIQISSSMFSLVIRRIHIRKLWYITVFTINASMFSGFFNNPSLLTPNENLLFQVGLHYSFAV from the exons ATGAGCTTGAACGAATTAATCGTTGCagctttaaaattattct TTTATAATAAAGAACAAAAGTCAGAttgcatatttttttgccaAGTTCAAATCGTTATCCAAA TTTCATCATCAATGTTTTCTCTTGTGATTAGAAGAATTCATATAAGGAAATTGTGGTATATTACAGTATTCACAATTAACGCATCTATGTTCAGCGGATTCTTCAACAATCCAAGTCTACTTACACCAAACGAAAACCTACTTTTCCAGGTTGGTTTACATTATAGCTTTGCTGTTTAA
- the rpc53 gene encoding DNA-directed RNA polymerase III complex subunit Rpc53, whose translation MRKFTPKFVPRRKNGPVEEKDVDERVKIEFDVESQKKWKASRPKPEIKLTASGPFALGPNASSSGTGRPIGSVYVPPPNVKNEEKDDALSKLAASSGHDEGHDEDMVDILKLRELNGQEQGKTDIGGKDLLVPIITDRMLPESNDEKLKHHAESAIHTTVINKEDEEQERVALDLQSLAQHLGLTEQEGMEDHFKDQMVLMQFPDKLPRFMGDADVDPVWPSSEVKEEEAGEKTDVEEKKDPDKHGRENGNIDDLTSLPYPAFHPPAGQIGVLRVHQSGKTTLEMGGVNFVVQSGSDCLFLQEIAVVDYDSKRIWNLGSFERRMIVSPDF comes from the coding sequence ATGAGAAAATTTACTCCGAAGTTCGTCCcacgaagaaaaaatgggcctgttgaagaaaaagatgtGGATGAGCGTGTTAAGATAGAATTTGACGTCGaatctcaaaaaaaatggaaagcTTCAAGGCCGAAACCAGAAATAAAGCTTACTGCCTCAGGACCTTTTGCATTAGGCCCTAATGCCTCTTCTTCTGGTACTGGCCGCCCCATAGGGTCTGTGTATGTGCCACCTCCTAATGTCAAaaacgaagaaaaagatgatGCCCTGTCCAAACTTGCTGCTTCTTCTGGCCATGATGAAGGCCATGATGAGGACATGGTCGACATTCTTAAACTTCGAGAATTAAATGGCCAAGAGCAGGGGAAGACAGATATTGGAGGGAAAGATCTTTTAGTCCCCATAATTACGGATCGTATGCTTCCTGAGTCGAATGATGAAAAACTCAAGCACCATGCTGAAAGCGCTATTCATACGACAGTTATTAACAAGGAGGACGAAGAGCAAGAAAGAGTTGCCTTGGATTTGCAATCCTTAGCTCAACACCTTGGACTGACTGAGCAAGAAGGAATGGAAGATCATTTTAAAGATCAAATGGTTCTGATGCAATTCCCTGACAAGCTTCCTAGGTTTATGGGTGATGCGGATGTCGATCCAGTATGGCCATCGTCCGAAGTCAAGGAGGAAGAGGCAGGTGAAAAGACTGAcgtagaagaaaaaaaggatcCTGATAAACATGGACGAGAAAATGGTAATATTGACGACTTAACATCTTTACCCTATCCCGCATTTCACCCACCTGCTGGTCAGATTGGAGTTTTGCGTGTTCATCAATCTGGAAAAACTACATTGGAGATGGGAGGCGTAAACTTTGTTGTTCAATCTGGTTCAGATTGTTTATTTCTACAAGAAATAGCCGTTGTTGATTATGATTCAAAACGAATTTGGAACCTTGGTTCCTTTGAACGTCGAATGATCGTTAGTCctgatttttaa
- the msk1 gene encoding lysine--tRNA (Lys) ligase: MISRGLLSKGILSIIKRKNTGNLIPHVYYSEYHADIEERRKALGRLGISLYPSVTSDASTTTIPVIIEKWRNKITKSEIAMVRYTVCGRISSIRYSGSKLAFFDVLYGNKKLQVVFNKKNIGTEEEMKGKFIPRLKALQKGDCIQCSGNVGRSGSGELSIYATELPKLLSPCLHPIPVKLTNYEKRFEKRFVDMMSNTKSLELLEKRYRIIESIRKFFSERGFLEVETPILSHHFGGATARPFITSDIHKLPLTLRCAPELWLKQLVIGGMNRVFELGKNFRNEGIDATHNPEFTSCEAYCAYLNLEGMKKLTEELIRFICLTINGNLQISGQTVDLEKGFEVIEFIPALQKELNVELSPLDNSENCRKQLISIFKRCEIMLPKTCTVAHLLDKLFDSLVLKYNTSSPKFVINHPEVMSPLAKSDIKLYGAVEQRISKRFELYIGGYEICNAYEEENDPVAQYHKFQAQKYDRLQLGDDETPAPDSDFVHALEYGLPPTAGWGMGVDRLVMLMTGQSKISEILPFGSLRYV, encoded by the coding sequence ATGATTTCACGAGGTCTTTTATCCAAAGGGATCTTATccattattaaaagaaaaaatacaGGAAATTTAATCCCCCATGTTTATTATAGTGAATACCATGCAGACATCGAAGAGAGAAGAAAAGCGCTAGGACGACTGGGAATCAGCTTGTATCCGTCAGTTACTTCAGATGCCTCAACGACTACAATTCCTGTAATAATCGAGAAATGGAGGAACAAGATTACCAAGTCTGAGATCGCAATGGTCAGGTATACGGTGTGTGGTCGAATTTCAAGCATCCGTTATTCAGGTTCCAAActtgcattttttgatGTCCTTTAtggaaataaaaagcttcaggttgtttttaataaaaagaatattggcacagaagaagaaatgaagGGAAAGTTTATTCCTCGATTAAAAGCTCTCCAAAAAGGAGATTGCATTCAATGTTCTGGCAACGTTGGAAGAAGTGGAAGTGGAGAGCTTTCCATATATGCTACAGAACTACCAAAATTGTTATCTCCATGTCTCCATCCAATTCCCGTTAAACTAACGAACTacgaaaaaagatttgaaaaacGCTTTGTCGATATGATGTCAAATACCAAATCACTTGAGTTACTTGAGAAGAGATATCGAATAATTGAATCCATTAGAAAATTCTTTAGTGAAAGAGGATTTTTAGAAGTTGAAACCCCTATTCTTTCACATCACTTTGGAGGTGCTACTGCGCGACCCTTTATCACTAGTGATATTCATAAACTACCCTTGACACTCCGGTGTGCTCCAGAGCTATGGCTCAAACAACTAGTAATAGGGGGAATGAATCGAGTTTTCGAATTAGGAAAAAATTTCCGAAATGAAGGTATCGATGCTACGCATAATCCTGAGTTTACTAGTTGTGAAGCCTACTGCGCATATTTAAATTTGGAGGGTATGAAAAAACTTACTGAAGAGCTAATTAGATTTATCTGTTTAACAATTAATGGAAACTTGCAAATAAGCGGTCAAACCGTAGACCTAGAAAAAGGATTTGAAGTCATTGAGTTTATTCCTGCATTACAGAAGGAGCTTAATGTAGAGCTTTCCCCTCTAGATAACTCTGAAAACTGCCGGAAACAGCTGATATCAATCTTTAAACGTTGTGAAATCATGCTGCCAAAGACGTGTACAGTAGCTCATTTGTTGGATAAACTTTTCGATTCTTTGGtcttaaaatataatacCTCTTCCCCTAAATTTGTCATTAACCATCCCGAAGTAATGTCACCTCTTGCCAAATCAGATATCAAATTATACGGCGCTGTCGAGCAACggatttcaaaaagatttgaGCTTTATATTGGTGGCTATGAAATATGTAATGCCTAtgaggaagaaaatgatCCAGTTGCTCAAtatcataaatttcaagCACAAAAATATGACCGTCTTCAACTAGGAGATGATGAAACTCCCGCGCCAGACTCTGATTTTGTACATGCCTTGGAATACGGTTTACCACCTACAGCTGGATGGGGAATGGGCGTTGATAGACTAGTCATGCTAATGACAGGACAGTCAAAGATATCGGAGATCCTTCCATTTGGATCTCTTCGATATGTTTAG
- the hnt3 gene encoding aprataxin-like protein: MSVHKTNDAFKVLMNSAKEPIVEDIPKKYRKQSFRDNLKVYIESPESYKNVIYYDDDVVLVRDMFPKSKMHLLLMTRDPHLTHVHPLEIMMKHRSLVEKLVSYVQGDLSGLIFDEARNCLSQQLTNEALCNYIKVGFHAGPSMNNLHLHIMTLDHVSPSLKNSAHYISFTSPFFVKIDTPTSNLPTRGTLTSLFQEDLKCWRCGETFGRHFTKLKAHLQEEYDDWLDKSVSM; this comes from the exons ATGAGCGTACACAAGACGAATGATGCTT TCAAAGTCTTGATGAATTCTGCGAAAGAACCCATTGTTGAAGACATTCCAAAAAAGTATAGGAAGCAGTCATTTCGggataatttaaaagtcTATATCGAATCACCGGAATCCtataaaaatgtaatttattACGATGATGATGTTGTTCTAGTGCGGGACATGTttccaaaatcaaaaatgcACTTACTACTAATGACTCGGGATCCTCATTTAACTCATGTGCATCCACTGGAAATTATGATGAAACACAGATCTCTAGTCGAAAAACTTGTGTCTTATGTACAGGGCGACCTATCTGGACTTATTTTCGATGAGGCTCGAAACTGTCTCTCCCAGCAATTGACAAACGAGGCCTTGTGTAATTATATCAAGGTTGGTTTTCACGCTGGACCATCTATGAATAACTTGCATTTACATATTATGACACTTGATCATGTTTCGCCTTCCTTGAAGAATTCGGCTCACTATATTTCCTTTACTTCACCCttctttgtaaaaatcGATACGCCAACTTCAAACCTTCCAACTAGAGGTACCCTCACTTCTTTATTTCAGGAAGATTTAAAATGCTGGAGGTGTGGTGAAACATTTGGACGGCACTTTACAAAACTCAAGGCTCATTTACAAGAGGAGTACGACGATTGGCTCGATAAATCAGTTTCAATGTAA
- a CDS encoding pyridoxine-pyridoxal-pyridoxamine kinase, whose translation MTFPNVKFIGNKRVLSIQSSVSHGYVGNRSATFPLQLHEWEVDVVPTVHFSNHLGYGATRGSACIPEEVHDLLNALLQDNGIVYDAILTGFVPNHDIIQVIFDCVLAYKKDHPKVLWLLDPVMGDQGKMYVDTNVISTYKAMIPHAFAITPNAFEVEILTDIVIHTQMDAKRGLEKIYQLYGIQNAIITSFEVEESPGTLFCMGYSCEHGKPQLFLYQFPSLSGVFTGTGDLFSGLLLAKYREELDKRKHQQSDETKQTKRPTVLACAVGQVLSCMHTVLVNTKTYADEILLEDPKIASDEFLLSNARELRLIQSRTALLSKKSIYEAEFLPGFEEGEDV comes from the exons ATGACATTTCCCAATGTCAAGTTCATCGGTAATAAACGAGTTTTATCGATTCAG TCTTCAGTAAGCCATGGATATGTAGGGAATCGTTCTGCCACATTTCCACTTCAATTGCATGAATGGGAAGTAGATGTCGTACCTACGGtacatttttcaaatcacCTTG GATATGGAGCTACTCGAGGAAGCGCTTGCATCCCAGAGGAGGTTCATGATCTATTAAACGCTTTATTACAGGATAATGGAATAGTTTACGATGCAATTCTCACAGGGTTTGTACCAAATCATGATATTATCCAAGTTATATTTGATTGCGTGCTTGCCTACAAAAAAGACCATCCTAAGGTACTTTGGCTATTAGATCCAGTGATGGGCGATCAGGGAAAGATGTACGTGGATACAAATGTTATTTCTACTTACAAAGCAATGATTCCGCACGCATTCGCTATCACTCCCAACGCCTTCGAAGTCGA AATTTTAACCGATATTGTTATTCATACCCAGATGGATGCTAAACGGggacttgaaaaaatctatCAACTCTATGGAATCCAAAATGCCATTATTACATCTTTTGAAGTAGAAGAAAGCCCTGGAACCTTGTTCTGCATGGGATATTCATGTGAACATGGAAAGCCTCAGTTATTTTTGTACCAATTTCCTTCACTTTCTGGCGTATTTACAGGAACAGGCGACCTGTTTTCAGGTTTATTACTAGCAAAATACAGAGAGGAACTGGACAAGAGAAAACATCAGCAATCGGACGAAACCAAACAAACGAAAAGACCAACTGTACTTGCATGTGCAGTCGGCCAAGTATTATCTTGTATGCACACTGTTCTAGTCAATACAAAAACGTATGCTGATGAAATCCTCTTGGAAGACCCCAAAATTGCTAGTGATGAGTTTTTGTTGAGCAATGCACGCGAACTTCGTTTGATACAGTCAAGAACTGCCTTGCTCTCCAAAAAGAGTATTTATGAAGCAGAATTTTTACCAGGATTTGAGGAAGGTGAAGATGTCTGA
- the sdc1 gene encoding Set1C complex and Lid2 complex subunit, Dpy-30 domain Sdc1 translates to MSNSAPARQYLNEKVTPVLLEGMKILARDRPENPLQFLGQFLLDANANQQKQKEIVNQPEPQQETPKADADMSTPTMAEQVQTSFSNPASTPLTQTSSPSSNPGKNSAS, encoded by the exons ATGTCAAACAGCGCACCTGCCAGACAATATTTAAATGAGAAAGTTACGCCCGTATTGTTAGAGGGTATGAAAATACTCGCACGAGACAG ACCTGAGAACCCTCTTCAATTTCTAGGCCAGTTCTTGTTAGACGCAAATGCCAAccaacaaaaacaaaaagaaatagttAACCAACCTGAGCCTCAACAAGAAACACCAAAGGCTGATGCCGATATGTCTACACCGACTATGGCGGAGCAGGTTCAAACGTCTTTTTCGAATCCTGCTTCTACCCCGCTGACTCAGACATCTTCACCTTCCTCAAATCCTGGTAAAAATTCTGCTTCATAA
- the utp23 gene encoding rRNA processing protein Utp23, with amino-acid sequence MRQKRAKNYRKLMHTYQLLFGFREPYQVLVDADFLKDLSQQKIDIQAALARTVQGAIKPMITQCCIRQLYSKSDELKQEIRIAKSFERRRCGHIDEALSPSECIQSVVNINGRNKHRYVVATQDPELRQALRSVPGVPLIYMKRSVVILEPASRATLLEKHNKESVQMGMSKEEKLLLSGKKRSANELAIDDQDTKESTDLAGTEDSAPKANKKRKGPKGPNPLSIKKRSSKNHTTDEPTLPVNIIGDVGERKKHRRKRK; translated from the exons ATGAGGCAAAAAAGGGCAAAGAATTACAGAAAGCTGATGCATACGTATCAGCTTTTATTTGGATTTCGTGAACCATATCAAGTACTCG TGGATGCAGATTTCCTAAAAGATTTATCTCAACAAAAGATTGATATACAAGCTGCATTAGCTAGGACTGTTCAAGGAGCTATAAAACCTA TGATTACTCAATGTTGTATTCGGCAATTGTACAGTAAATCCGATGAATTGAAGCAAGAAATTCGTATCGCAAAGTCTTTTGAGCGAAGGAGGTGTGGTCATATTGATGAAGCACTCTCTCCTTCAGAATGTATTCAGAGTGTAGTCAACATTAATGGTCGGAACAAGCACCGCTATGTTGTTGCTACCCAAGACCCCGAGCTTAGGCAAGCTCTTCGTTCGGTCCCAGGTGTTCCACTTATATATATGAAAAGGTCAGTTGTGATACTAGAACCAGCTTCACGAGCTACGTTATTAGAAAAGCACAACAAAGAATCCGTTCAGATGGGCATGTCAAAAGAGGAAAAGTTGTTATTATCCGGAAAAAAGCGTTCAGCGAATGAACTGGCTATCGATGATCAAGATACCAAGGAAAGTACGGATTTAGCGGGAACAGAGGATTCTGCTCCAAAAGCCAATAAAAAACGCAAGGGTCCTAAAGGGCCTAACCCTTTAAGCATCAAAAAGAGATCATCAAAAAACCATACAACGGATGAACCTACTTTACCTGTAAACATAATAGGTGATGTTggtgaaagaaaaaaacatcGTCGGAAAAGAAAGTAG
- the trm82 gene encoding tRNA (guanine-N7-)-methyltransferase subunit Trm82, whose translation MSEQRVFKHPCQFLTWNSKHNYIVCCSGPYLLGFSCSTGEKIFEHCYRDNINEKHREAAAYGEAIRQVAFSKDYSRMATVSEDKCLRLWDSTQPDKIELLYQKNIPKRCADLCFAGSNEIVFGDKFGDVYCVDENWFTTSEVTEEKKSNVVEGKQEPVNNDTLKDSKLQKLEPIMGHVSILTQLIVAQNPQNSKEEIIITSDKDEHIRISRFPNAFVIEGFCLGHEDFVSRMSLYDNRTLISGGGDNHVFVWDLENFKCLDAFDLRSAFSTYLSLNQPMVVSVILPIFKRQLVAFACEGMAGLIFAKVTPEKRLLFHSALKLSGPVLDAVLLDTDTDQILISLDSSFTFGACFECVKFDEGNAAVLTKPDVIKRIESDGLISTEKPFCPLAQIHTLRKNHSKFIRSVETGTSSPSVESKDN comes from the exons ATGAGTGAACAGCGAGTTTTTAAGCACCCTTGTCAATTTTTAACATGGAATTCTAAACACAATTACATCGTGTGCTGTTCAGGTCCATATCTATTGGGGTTCTCATGCTCTACAGgggaaaaaatttttgaacatTGTTATAGAGACAatataaatgaaaaacataGAGAGGCAGCTGCCTATGGAGAAGCGATTCGTCAAGTCGCATTTTCTAAAGACTATTCTCGTATGGCAACAGTTAGTGAAGACAAATGTTTGCGCCTTTGGGATAGCACTCAGCCTGATAAAATTGAACttctttatcaaaaaaacaTACCAAAGCGATGTGCTGACTTGTGCTTTGCGGGCTCAAACgaaattgtttttggtGATAAGTTTGGTGATGTCTATTGTGTAGACGAAAATTGGTTTACTACTTCTGAAGTTAccgaagaaaaaaagtcaaaTGTGGTTGAAGGAAAACAAGAACCTGTTAATAATGACACTTTAAAGGATTCgaaattgcaaaaactCGAACCCATTATGGGGCATGTTTCGATCTTAACTCAATTAATAGTTGCTCAAAATCCACAAAATtctaaagaagaaataatcATTACTTCAGATAAAGACGAGCATATTCGTATTTCCCGATTTCCCAATGCATTTGTCATTGAAGGGTTTTGCTTAGGTCATGAAGA TTTTGTATCTAGGATGTCCTTATATGACAATCGTACTCTAATATCTGGCGGTGGAGATAATCACGTTTTCGTATGGGATTTAGAGAATTTCAAATGTTTGGATGCATTCGATCTACGATCTGCCTTTTCCACTTATCTCTCATTAAATCAACCAATGGTGGTTTCAGTTATTCTTCCTATTTTTAAGCGCCAGCTTGTTGCTTTTGCGTGTGAAGGAATGGCGGGTCTTATCTTCGCGAAGGTGACACCTGAAAAGAGACTGTTGTTTCATTCTGCTTTGAAGCTGTCAGGGCCTGTTCTTGACGCTGTTTTGCTTGACACGGATACTGATCAAATTCTCATTTCTTTGGACTCTAGTTTTACATTTGGTGCATGTTTTGAATGCGTGAAATTTGATGAAGGGAATGCGGCTGTTCTTACGAAACCCGATGTAATAAAGCGTATAGAATCTGATGGTTTAATATCAACCGAAAAGCCGTTCTGCCCGCTCGCTCAAATTCACACATTACGCAAGAACCACTCTAAATTCATTCGCAGTGTTGAAACCGGTACATCTTCGCCATCCGTTGAATCTAAAGATAATTAA